In one window of Leguminivora glycinivorella isolate SPB_JAAS2020 chromosome 10, LegGlyc_1.1, whole genome shotgun sequence DNA:
- the LOC125230640 gene encoding uncharacterized protein LOC125230640: MGDGGRKLVPITCSKKLETDYDSSDLDETQIAAAQMCNIVIDDNSTTNSNSEDESSKILKPTNPSCNDSIIPGSSDDRSQVKDTVCLDKDRVRSRVKPLKRRKPAKPSEWKVNIAKKRKMEGLPYVAQGIKRPAKLPRPIECDKCQFKCTEQFSEEERSRLCRHFYSMDFRARKNFILSCITIEPVKTRKLQKTSNKKERSYSKKCFFQKDNDKIQVCQKFFMATLCISVDVITDAVNKKDSLGLYAGDDQRGRKSPPNKIKF, encoded by the exons atTATGACTCCTCCGATCTTGATGAAACTCAAATAGCCGCCGCCCAAATGTGCAATATTGTCATCGATGATAATAGTACGACAAACTCGA ATTCAGAGGACGAATCATCCAAAATATTAAAACCAACTAACCCTAGTTGCAACGACAGTATAATCCCTGGAAGTTCAGATGATCGTTCTCAAGTAAAAGACACTGTTTGCTTAGACAAAGACAGAGTTCGGAGTCGTGTCAAACCTTTGAAACGACGTAAACCAGCTAAACCATCTGAATGGAAAGTTAATATCGCCAAAAAGCGAAAGATGGAAGGGCTGCCTTATGTGGCCCAAGGCATTAAGCGTCCTGCTAAACTACCAAGACCTATTGAATGTGATAAATGCCAATTCAAATGTACTGAACAGTTTTCCGAAGAAGAACGCAGCAGATTGTGCCGTCATTTCTACAGTATGGATTTCCGGGCAAGGAAGAACTTTATTCTTTCTTGTATAACAATTGAGCCTGTTAAAACACGAAAATTACAGAAGACCTCTAATAAAAAGGAACGTTCATATAGTAAAAAATGTTTCTTTCAGAAAGACAATGACAAAATTCaagtttgtcaaaaattttTCATGGCTACATTGTGCATTAGTGTAGATGTCATAACGGATGCTGTTAACAAAAAGGATTCATTGGGATTGTATGCCGGGGATGATCAACGTGGCAGGAAAAGCCcaccaaataaaattaaattttga